The candidate division KSB1 bacterium genome has a window encoding:
- a CDS encoding amidohydrolase family protein: MPRSFSPTDVIDIHVHIAGPAGENEKMYYVSEEFKRSTSFEGVKLVTKLREEQITGPRYVSVLFSQVRESRHVDKAVLLALDAVYGEDGHLRREATHLYVANDYCAGLARIYPVFLFGCSVHPYAPDALERLWYCARDGAVLCKWLPSAQCIDPTHPLAERFYRALALLGLPLLMHVGPEETIPTVLDTTDELLFNAAAGRYGSRPGDGISLALQNGATLIVAHAATPLGPLFDRHNEYWEQVFALLLERVAQVAAHVPLYADMSAFCLPGRFEYVAQVLPLARRMPHRFLYGSDYPIPVISFRKKGLGALLDAFGWLAGRALPVNDFDKSFELLRVRFPMETFTSAARVLRAPDRPMPELDAYLRRLGVKRRKFFLFG, from the coding sequence ATGCCACGATCCTTTTCGCCCACAGACGTAATCGATATTCATGTGCACATAGCCGGCCCCGCGGGCGAGAACGAGAAGATGTACTACGTCTCCGAGGAGTTCAAAAGGTCCACCTCCTTCGAGGGGGTCAAGCTGGTGACCAAGCTGCGCGAAGAGCAGATTACCGGTCCGCGCTATGTGAGCGTGCTCTTCAGCCAGGTGCGCGAGTCGCGTCACGTGGACAAAGCGGTGCTGCTGGCGTTGGACGCGGTCTATGGCGAAGACGGCCACCTGCGGCGCGAGGCAACGCATCTCTACGTGGCCAACGACTACTGTGCAGGACTGGCGCGCATCTATCCGGTGTTCCTTTTCGGCTGCTCGGTGCATCCCTACGCCCCAGATGCGCTGGAACGTCTCTGGTACTGCGCCCGAGACGGAGCAGTGCTGTGCAAGTGGCTGCCCTCCGCTCAGTGCATTGACCCCACGCACCCGCTGGCGGAGCGCTTCTATCGCGCCTTGGCCCTGCTTGGCCTGCCGCTTCTCATGCACGTGGGTCCTGAGGAGACCATCCCTACGGTGCTGGACACGACGGATGAGCTCCTTTTCAACGCTGCCGCCGGGCGCTACGGCTCGCGCCCTGGCGACGGCATTTCGCTCGCTTTGCAGAACGGGGCCACGCTCATCGTGGCGCATGCAGCCACGCCGCTCGGCCCGCTCTTTGACCGGCACAACGAGTACTGGGAGCAGGTGTTTGCGCTTCTTCTTGAGCGCGTGGCGCAGGTCGCCGCCCATGTGCCGCTATACGCGGACATGTCGGCTTTCTGCCTCCCGGGCAGATTCGAGTACGTCGCCCAGGTGCTCCCTTTGGCCAGGAGGATGCCGCATCGCTTTCTCTACGGGAGCGACTATCCCATACCCGTGATCTCCTTCCGCAAGAAGGGGCTCGGCGCGCTGCTGGATGCCTTCGGCTGGCTGGCAGGCCGCGCCCTGCCGGTCAACGACTTTGACAAGAGCTTTGAACTCTTGCGCGTGCGGTTCCCCATGGAGACCTTCACCTCGGCCGCAAGAGTGCTCCGTGCACCTGACCGGCCGATGCCCGAGCTTGATGCTTACCTGCGCCGACTGGGGGTCAAGAGGAGGAAGTTCTTCCTCTTCGGTTGA
- a CDS encoding TonB-dependent receptor, whose protein sequence is MTIRLRHDLRCLRHLARGGRVAVGRWRMVGALALLVGLSAPARAGEVGRIAGSVTDALAKKPLPGVNVQVEGTFLGASTDAQGSFVIAKVPPGIYTVRVSMIGYRLVRLTGVVVLPGVTTSVTAALEQTVVDLNPVVVTADKGERPLDQTANSIAVVGAREIRARQALRVDQVLEMVPGVSFVREQVNIRGSTGFTLGAANRTLLLVDGVPVMASDTGEFNWDLLPVLDIERIEVVKGAGSALWGSAALGGVINIITKAPSEEGRVGVRVVAGEYGQPRYEEWRWTDTPLVFGRADLSYSRKFGRLGVRLSAGRHVSTGYTEVGDFRRWNVTGKLTYALSGGSNLTLYGGYNNNLTGIFVGWDDPRHPFQVRPSNRNSRAKIQMANFYARYNLVLSPKAALKFRLSYLMTLMGSQFVTTTDFNPAHGWGAEVQGDLLPARQVAITYGCEWRRDTGSTKYFGEHQGYTVGLYGQSEFRLFQGRLSITPGLRYDRYQLIGGVAQALLSPRLGFNWRPHANTVLRASAGSGFRAATIAERYLDFENRSVIVQANPELRAETSWSYELGWRQYLIPDCYLEVAAFRTDFHDLIEVDLRQSQIELGQESKVSVRFRNLVQARVQGVELATSGRWWQRRVGLNAWLTLMGPKDLTSGELLAYRPKLIAHLMPSLRMGAWELQAEYRYASRMEAVKLFRYDERVPQKIWNFRLIWHLGNLQVHAAVNNALDYYYTQIERTMGEIRNFALGLSGEF, encoded by the coding sequence ATGACGATCCGCCTGAGGCATGACCTGCGCTGCCTTCGTCACTTGGCCAGAGGAGGCCGGGTTGCCGTTGGCCGGTGGCGGATGGTTGGAGCTCTGGCGCTGCTCGTGGGCCTTTCTGCCCCCGCGAGGGCAGGGGAAGTCGGGCGGATCGCCGGGAGCGTGACCGACGCCCTTGCCAAGAAGCCTCTTCCCGGGGTGAACGTGCAGGTGGAAGGAACCTTCCTCGGTGCCAGTACCGATGCGCAGGGTAGCTTTGTCATCGCCAAGGTGCCCCCAGGTATTTACACCGTGCGCGTCTCCATGATCGGGTACCGCCTTGTTCGCCTGACCGGCGTGGTAGTCCTGCCAGGGGTGACGACCTCCGTGACGGCCGCGTTGGAGCAGACTGTGGTCGACTTGAATCCTGTGGTCGTCACCGCCGACAAAGGAGAGCGTCCCCTGGATCAGACGGCGAACAGCATCGCCGTGGTCGGAGCGCGGGAAATTCGCGCCCGGCAGGCCCTGCGCGTGGACCAGGTGTTGGAAATGGTCCCCGGGGTGAGTTTTGTGCGAGAGCAGGTCAACATCCGGGGCTCCACTGGCTTCACCTTGGGGGCAGCCAATCGCACGCTGCTCCTTGTGGACGGCGTGCCGGTGATGGCGAGCGATACCGGCGAGTTCAATTGGGACCTGCTGCCGGTGCTGGACATCGAGCGGATCGAAGTGGTCAAAGGCGCCGGCTCCGCGCTGTGGGGATCCGCTGCCTTGGGCGGAGTGATCAACATCATCACCAAGGCTCCCAGCGAAGAGGGGCGAGTAGGGGTGCGAGTGGTGGCAGGCGAATACGGCCAGCCCCGCTACGAGGAGTGGCGGTGGACGGACACGCCCTTGGTTTTTGGCCGCGCGGACCTCAGCTACAGCCGCAAGTTCGGGCGGCTGGGTGTGCGCCTTTCCGCCGGCCGCCACGTCTCCACCGGCTACACGGAGGTGGGCGACTTTCGCCGCTGGAATGTCACCGGTAAGCTTACCTACGCCTTGTCCGGCGGCTCGAACTTGACCCTGTACGGTGGCTACAACAACAACCTGACCGGCATCTTCGTAGGGTGGGACGATCCGCGCCATCCGTTCCAGGTGCGGCCTTCTAATCGCAACAGCCGCGCAAAGATCCAGATGGCCAACTTCTACGCCCGTTACAACCTGGTGCTTTCCCCCAAGGCCGCCCTCAAGTTCCGCCTCTCCTACCTGATGACCCTGATGGGCAGCCAATTCGTCACCACCACCGACTTTAACCCGGCGCACGGCTGGGGAGCCGAGGTGCAGGGCGACCTGCTGCCAGCGCGCCAGGTAGCGATCACCTACGGCTGTGAGTGGCGCCGGGACACGGGCAGCACCAAGTACTTTGGCGAGCACCAGGGCTACACGGTGGGGCTGTACGGGCAGAGCGAATTTCGTCTCTTTCAGGGGAGGCTGAGCATTACGCCGGGCCTTCGCTACGATCGCTACCAGCTCATCGGTGGGGTGGCGCAGGCGCTGCTCAGCCCGCGACTGGGCTTCAATTGGCGACCACACGCCAACACGGTGCTGCGCGCCTCTGCTGGGAGTGGCTTTCGGGCCGCCACCATCGCCGAGCGCTACCTTGATTTTGAGAACCGCAGCGTCATCGTGCAGGCAAATCCCGAGCTGCGCGCCGAGACCTCTTGGTCCTACGAGCTGGGCTGGCGGCAGTACCTTATTCCCGACTGCTACTTGGAGGTGGCGGCGTTTCGCACCGATTTTCACGACCTCATCGAGGTTGATTTGCGGCAGAGCCAGATCGAGTTGGGCCAGGAGAGCAAGGTGAGCGTGCGTTTTCGCAACTTGGTGCAGGCGCGCGTGCAAGGCGTGGAGCTGGCCACCTCAGGCCGCTGGTGGCAGCGGCGAGTGGGCCTCAACGCATGGCTGACCCTGATGGGGCCAAAGGACTTGACCAGCGGGGAACTGCTCGCCTACCGACCCAAGCTGATTGCGCACCTCATGCCTTCGCTTCGCATGGGCGCGTGGGAGTTGCAGGCCGAATACCGCTACGCCAGCCGCATGGAAGCCGTCAAGCTCTTCCGCTATGATGAACGAGTGCCCCAGAAGATATGGAACTTTCGTCTCATCTGGCATCTGGGGAATCTGCAAGTGCACGCTGCCGTGAACAATGCCCTGGACTACTACTACACGCAGATCGAGCGCACCATGGGGGAGATTCGCAACTTTGCACTGGGCCTGAGCGGTGAATTCTGA
- the mgrA gene encoding L-glyceraldehyde 3-phosphate reductase has protein sequence MVTDASRYDRMTYRRCGKSGPKLPTVSLGLWHNFGEVDDLSTARAIILRALDLGITHFDLANNYGPPPGSAEENFGKILRQDLAGHRDELVISTKAGYFMWPGPYGEWGSRKHLLASLDQSLRRLQLEYVDIFYSHRFDPETPLEETMGALAHAVHQGKALYVGISNYGVDQTRQAAALLEQMGVRCLIHQPKYNMLDRRAEEGLLATLEELGIGCIAFSPLGQGLLSDRYLHGIPPDARAAKPHGSLRPEQLTEETLAKVRRLDEIAKRRGQSLAQMVLAWVLRHPHMSSALVGASKVAQLEANVGALRNLQFSLEELKSIDRVLGCGA, from the coding sequence ATGGTAACAGACGCAAGCCGCTACGACAGGATGACCTACCGCCGGTGTGGCAAGAGCGGGCCGAAGCTCCCGACCGTTTCGTTGGGTCTGTGGCATAATTTCGGCGAAGTGGATGACCTTTCCACCGCCCGTGCCATCATCTTGCGCGCGTTGGACCTTGGCATCACCCACTTTGACTTGGCCAACAACTACGGTCCCCCGCCGGGGAGCGCCGAGGAGAATTTCGGCAAGATCCTCCGTCAAGACCTTGCTGGCCATCGCGACGAGCTGGTCATCTCCACCAAGGCCGGTTACTTCATGTGGCCTGGTCCGTACGGCGAGTGGGGCTCGCGTAAGCACCTGCTGGCCAGCCTGGACCAAAGCCTCAGGCGGCTGCAGTTGGAATATGTGGACATTTTCTACAGCCATCGCTTCGACCCCGAGACGCCGCTGGAAGAGACCATGGGCGCGCTGGCGCACGCCGTGCACCAGGGGAAGGCGTTGTACGTGGGCATCTCCAACTATGGTGTCGATCAGACACGTCAGGCTGCAGCACTCCTCGAGCAGATGGGTGTCCGCTGCCTGATTCACCAGCCGAAGTACAACATGCTCGACCGACGGGCCGAAGAGGGCCTTCTCGCTACCCTTGAGGAGCTCGGCATTGGGTGCATCGCCTTTTCGCCTTTGGGGCAAGGGTTGCTGAGCGATCGCTACCTGCACGGGATTCCGCCTGATGCGCGGGCTGCCAAGCCGCATGGCTCCCTTCGGCCGGAGCAGCTTACGGAGGAAACGCTGGCCAAGGTGCGCCGCCTGGATGAGATTGCCAAGCGCCGCGGGCAGAGTTTAGCGCAGATGGTCCTCGCCTGGGTGTTGCGGCATCCGCACATGAGCTCTGCCCTGGTTGGCGCGAGCAAGGTTGCGCAACTTGAGGCCAATGTTGGCGCGCTGCGCAACCTACAGTTTTCTCTTGAGGAGCTCAAGAGCATAGACCGTGTCTTGGGGTGCGGAGCCTGA